CGTTCGAATTTGGCCGGCGGCATCAAGGTCGGCGCCGAACAGGGTGAAGGCGTGGCCAACGGCTTTGCCTTCGACGTAGCCACCCTCTATAAGTTCCCCTTTGCGCCCAAGCTTTCTTTCGGCGTCAATCTTTCCAACATGGGCCCCAAGATTTCCTACATTGACGTGGCGCAGGCGGATCCTCTGCCGACCAATCTGCGCTTCGGCTTTGCCTACAAACTGGTCGAAAGCGAATTTAACAAGCTTAGCCTGGTCATGGACGTCAACAAGCTGATGGTCACCCGCAATCGCGACGGCAGCACCGACCCGTTCTACAAGGCGCTGTTTACCTCCCCCTGGACGACCGAAGAGGTCACTTACGGCGAAAATAAAGAAGTGCTCTCGAAAAAGACGATCTTTAACGGCACCGTCAGCGGCGGGGTCGAGTACTGGTACAGCAACATCTTTGCGTTGCGTGCCGGCTATTATTGGGACGAGCCCGGCAAGGTGAAATATACCTCCTTCGGCGGCGGCATTCAGTACCATCTTTACCGTTTTGATTTCGGCTACGTCGCTGCGCCTGAAGGACACCCTCTTGCCAACACCATGAGATTTTCGCTGACCATCGGTTTTTAATCGAGTCGTCAAAACGATGATGAGCAAAAGGAAAGTTTATAC
This genomic interval from candidate division KSB1 bacterium contains the following:
- a CDS encoding PorV/PorQ family protein — encoded protein: MRKVFLFLIVAAMGVTGWVSSAYAVSEAAVLSLMISPGARAAGMGEAFVALADDATATYWNPAGLAFQYGKELHFMHVNWLPEFGNDMFYDFATYIHHVEGIGTFGLNVTYLNLGEQIHTDETGAELGKFGSNEYSIALTYGTKMSENWSVGLGMRYIRSNLAGGIKVGAEQGEGVANGFAFDVATLYKFPFAPKLSFGVNLSNMGPKISYIDVAQADPLPTNLRFGFAYKLVESEFNKLSLVMDVNKLMVTRNRDGSTDPFYKALFTSPWTTEEVTYGENKEVLSKKTIFNGTVSGGVEYWYSNIFALRAGYYWDEPGKVKYTSFGGGIQYHLYRFDFGYVAAPEGHPLANTMRFSLTIGF